A stretch of the Buchananella sp. 14KM1171 genome encodes the following:
- a CDS encoding PadR family transcriptional regulator: protein MDTRLTLLGLLNAGSGYGYDLKNSWDRWFAQTKPLAFGQVYATLARLLRDGLIVTAGAEPGAGPERKRYQITPAGRELVANWLFSPQVAATSIQAELFAKTVIALLLDDDAQRLLDLQRLEHMAQLRELTRRKQGADLSTVLIADHAIFHLEADLRWIDLTSARLGALRKEVLA, encoded by the coding sequence GTGGACACGAGACTGACCCTGCTGGGCCTGCTCAACGCGGGCTCCGGCTACGGATATGACCTGAAGAACTCCTGGGACCGCTGGTTCGCGCAGACCAAGCCCCTGGCCTTCGGGCAGGTGTACGCCACCCTGGCGCGCCTGCTGCGCGACGGCCTGATCGTCACGGCGGGCGCCGAGCCCGGCGCCGGCCCGGAGCGAAAGCGCTACCAGATCACCCCGGCCGGCCGCGAGCTGGTCGCCAACTGGCTCTTCTCCCCCCAGGTCGCCGCCACCTCGATCCAGGCCGAGCTGTTTGCCAAGACCGTCATCGCCCTCCTTTTGGATGACGACGCCCAGCGCCTGCTGGACCTGCAACGCCTGGAACACATGGCCCAGCTGCGCGAGCTCACCCGCCGCAAGCAGGGTGCGGACCTGTCCACTGTCCTGATCGCCGACCACGCGATCTTCCACCTGGAGGCCGATCTGCGCTGGATCGACCTGACCAGCGCCCGCCTGGGCGCGCTACGCAAGGAGGTATTGGCGTGA
- a CDS encoding ABC transporter permease, translating into MRNLDFVRTVSISNRSNRNRLLGIIAGVMVGVSLALLLLAASNSFPTRNLRSTWAENSGSSYDFDPSNAQVGADQMLVSATIDHYAGNKINVLFFHAQPETTATIPGVPRLPKEGTFLVSPALAQHVRTAGAGELSERWGTLAGELPTSALRGPDSLVALVSTDLETVLNTPGTDSPILVRELVGKDFSSTAYRIVALIGAVAVLVPALLLIGIVTELGAVQRQQRFSTLRLIGATPGQVAAVSALETGVTSLVGSLLGIGLYLAVVPLAAQIPIEGSRFYPGDLILAPLPIALTVIGVVTLSTGWAWLKARRLGRNPLLQARSKSERKPRWWTILPLLVGVAAFAAPAVAKQFDQESTLLNVYSGVLLLVGFLGTAFGLLWAGPWLTALVARATSGLAGSPALVVGANRVAHHPRATFRSVAGMVIAVFTVTFFSVGITSAASEFKGDSGPGALPARALVSRVYETPEAIEAATTAVRGVEGVTDAFSLHPSYLESHPDGSYSTLLATDAVKLGLDVPAGAEWVAVNEGWLTGYEEAKVIESAQPVKGPDSLTELVVLTDGKTASVERARTTLLLRQLNFYSSPRTPADTRSWYNDAPEIEFSILASIGILIAAAISTVALGVSTYAAFVDRLRVFGLLRLSGMPRKVLGRITAWEAALPVATVFLLSVGLGAFSAWALVTGVSQRKVGVPGPIFLVTLAACLALMMAAVAATSRAAAKADTGGITRFE; encoded by the coding sequence ATGAGGAATCTGGACTTCGTTCGCACCGTATCCATCTCCAACCGCTCCAACCGCAACCGCCTGTTGGGGATCATCGCGGGCGTGATGGTGGGCGTAAGCCTGGCGCTGCTACTGCTGGCCGCCTCCAACTCCTTCCCCACCCGCAACCTGCGCTCCACTTGGGCGGAGAACAGCGGATCCAGCTACGACTTCGATCCCTCCAACGCGCAGGTGGGAGCCGACCAGATGCTGGTGAGCGCGACGATTGACCACTACGCGGGCAACAAGATCAACGTGCTGTTCTTCCACGCCCAGCCGGAAACGACCGCCACCATCCCGGGTGTGCCGCGGCTGCCCAAGGAGGGGACCTTCCTGGTCTCCCCGGCCCTGGCCCAGCATGTGCGCACCGCGGGTGCGGGCGAGCTCTCAGAGCGGTGGGGCACCCTGGCAGGCGAGCTACCCACCAGCGCCCTGCGCGGGCCGGACTCGCTGGTGGCCCTGGTGTCCACCGACCTGGAGACCGTGCTGAACACACCCGGAACGGACAGCCCCATCTTGGTTCGCGAACTGGTTGGGAAGGACTTCTCCAGCACCGCCTACCGCATCGTCGCCTTGATCGGCGCGGTGGCCGTGCTGGTACCGGCCCTACTACTTATCGGCATCGTCACCGAGCTCGGCGCCGTGCAGCGCCAGCAGCGCTTCTCCACGCTGCGCCTGATCGGGGCAACCCCGGGCCAGGTGGCCGCCGTCTCCGCGCTCGAGACTGGAGTGACCTCCCTGGTCGGCTCCCTGCTGGGCATCGGCCTCTACCTGGCCGTGGTGCCCCTGGCCGCCCAGATCCCTATCGAGGGCTCGCGCTTCTACCCCGGTGACCTGATCCTGGCGCCCCTGCCGATCGCGCTGACCGTGATCGGCGTGGTGACGCTCTCCACCGGCTGGGCCTGGCTCAAGGCACGCCGCCTGGGCCGCAACCCGCTGCTGCAGGCGCGCAGCAAGTCCGAGCGCAAGCCGCGCTGGTGGACCATCCTGCCGCTCCTGGTTGGCGTGGCCGCGTTCGCCGCGCCTGCGGTGGCCAAGCAGTTCGACCAGGAATCCACGCTGCTGAACGTCTACTCCGGGGTGCTGCTGCTGGTCGGCTTCCTGGGCACCGCCTTCGGGCTGCTCTGGGCCGGGCCGTGGTTGACCGCCCTGGTGGCGCGCGCGACCAGCGGCCTGGCAGGCTCCCCCGCCCTAGTGGTGGGGGCGAACCGGGTGGCCCACCACCCGCGCGCCACCTTCCGCTCCGTGGCCGGCATGGTGATCGCGGTGTTCACCGTCACCTTCTTCTCAGTGGGGATCACCTCCGCCGCCTCCGAGTTCAAGGGAGACTCCGGGCCCGGCGCGCTGCCTGCCCGTGCCCTGGTTAGCCGGGTCTACGAGACACCGGAGGCGATCGAAGCCGCCACCACCGCCGTCCGTGGCGTCGAGGGAGTCACCGACGCGTTCTCCCTCCACCCCTCCTACCTGGAATCTCACCCGGACGGCTCCTACAGCACGCTGCTCGCCACCGACGCCGTCAAGCTGGGCCTGGACGTGCCTGCCGGTGCCGAGTGGGTGGCCGTCAACGAGGGTTGGCTGACCGGCTACGAGGAGGCCAAAGTGATCGAGTCCGCCCAGCCGGTCAAGGGCCCGGACTCCCTCACCGAGCTCGTGGTGCTCACCGACGGCAAGACCGCCAGCGTGGAGCGAGCCCGCACCACTCTGCTCCTGCGCCAGCTGAACTTTTACTCCTCTCCCCGCACGCCCGCAGACACCCGCAGCTGGTACAACGACGCCCCCGAGATCGAGTTCTCCATCCTGGCTTCCATAGGCATCCTCATCGCCGCCGCGATCTCCACTGTGGCCCTGGGCGTCTCCACCTACGCGGCCTTCGTGGACCGGCTGCGGGTGTTCGGACTACTCAGGCTATCCGGCATGCCCCGCAAGGTTTTGGGCCGGATCACCGCCTGGGAGGCCGCGCTGCCCGTGGCCACCGTATTCCTGCTCTCCGTGGGCCTGGGGGCGTTCTCAGCCTGGGCGCTGGTCACCGGCGTCTCCCAACGCAAGGTGGGCGTCCCGGGCCCCATCTTCCTGGTCACGCTGGCCGCCTGCCTGGCCTTGATGATGGCCGCAGTCGCCGCGACCTCGCGGGCCGCAGCCAAGGCGGACACCGGCGGGATCACCCGCTTCGAGTAG
- a CDS encoding ABC transporter permease, with product MKALIIKEFRELVRDRRTLTMLVALPVVLLIIFGYAASFRVDRVSVAVIGPGATALSQDIRQNEVGAAHFDIELVDDAPPAGAENAAQLLRGQRYDVVLLTKTTQGATTAAAPLSERMRAYVDGSELFMAQAARAYVVELAASDAQAQAEAQLEQMAGMRADLEQFRAPLEELRAALPQLENLRQVLPQLAQTLDGLSQLPPGAPMPALPPLPDLPAGDALPTLPSQTELPALPELPELPQVPSLDADSLVTVMFNPDLSTAWVMVPPLVGLIMVFIGVLITSIGLVREREAGTLEQLAVMPLRPVDIILGKITPYFLLAVLDMAVVTVVALTLFGVPFEGSALLFALGVLLFAFVVLGVGVFISSISQTTGQAIQLAIMMVVPQIILSGLIYPLGTMPAWIRAIGYCLPLTWFRQFSLGVMLRGAGLETMWLPLAIMAAMALGIFGAATARMRYSLAHGGGR from the coding sequence ATGAAAGCGCTCATAATCAAGGAGTTTCGCGAGCTCGTCAGGGACCGGCGCACCCTCACCATGCTGGTGGCCCTCCCAGTAGTCCTGCTCATCATCTTCGGCTACGCCGCCTCCTTCCGCGTCGACCGCGTCAGCGTGGCCGTCATCGGCCCCGGCGCCACCGCCCTCAGCCAGGACATCAGGCAAAACGAGGTCGGCGCCGCCCACTTCGACATCGAACTAGTGGACGACGCCCCACCCGCCGGCGCAGAAAACGCGGCACAACTTTTGCGCGGCCAGCGCTACGACGTCGTACTCCTGACCAAAACCACTCAGGGTGCCACCACGGCCGCCGCGCCGCTCTCGGAGCGGATGCGCGCATACGTGGACGGCTCGGAGCTCTTCATGGCGCAGGCCGCGCGTGCTTACGTGGTGGAGCTCGCCGCCAGCGACGCCCAGGCCCAGGCCGAGGCGCAGCTGGAGCAGATGGCGGGCATGCGCGCCGACCTCGAACAGTTCCGAGCCCCCCTCGAAGAACTACGCGCCGCCCTGCCGCAGCTAGAAAACCTCCGCCAGGTGCTGCCGCAGCTCGCCCAAACGCTAGACGGGCTCAGCCAGCTCCCCCCGGGCGCCCCCATGCCGGCCCTCCCGCCGCTGCCGGACCTGCCCGCCGGCGACGCCCTCCCCACCCTCCCGTCCCAGACCGAGCTGCCCGCCCTGCCCGAACTGCCGGAGCTACCCCAGGTGCCCAGCCTGGACGCCGACTCCCTAGTCACCGTCATGTTCAACCCAGACCTGTCCACCGCCTGGGTAATGGTGCCGCCGCTGGTCGGGCTCATCATGGTCTTCATCGGGGTCCTCATCACCTCCATCGGCCTGGTGCGGGAACGGGAGGCGGGCACCCTGGAGCAACTGGCGGTCATGCCGCTGCGCCCGGTGGACATCATCCTGGGCAAGATCACCCCCTACTTCCTGCTGGCAGTGCTGGACATGGCCGTCGTCACCGTGGTAGCCCTCACCCTGTTCGGCGTCCCCTTCGAAGGCTCGGCCCTCCTGTTCGCCCTCGGGGTGCTGCTCTTCGCCTTCGTGGTGCTGGGGGTGGGCGTGTTTATCTCGTCCATTTCGCAAACCACGGGACAGGCGATCCAGTTGGCGATCATGATGGTGGTGCCGCAGATCATCCTCTCCGGCCTCATCTACCCGCTGGGCACCATGCCGGCCTGGATCAGGGCCATCGGCTACTGCCTGCCCCTGACCTGGTTCCGCCAGTTCTCCCTGGGGGTCATGCTGCGCGGCGCCGGACTGGAGACCATGTGGCTGCCGCTGGCCATCATGGCCGCCATGGCGCTCGGAATCTTCGGGGCGGCCACGGCGCGCATGCGCTACAGCCTGGCCCACGGAGGAGGCCGCTGA
- a CDS encoding phosphoenolpyruvate carboxykinase (GTP), with protein MKDVDAILDQAGLHNPHVRAYVKEWAEITQPDRIEVVDAADDDRLLAESLEYGEILPVKGGLYYSRSYWKDTARSEERTVVATADPAEKGAYNNWRDAAQTVEIQTERMRGASEDKTMYVVPYLMSPVGCPLEKYAVGVELTDSRTVVHHMIRMARVGVQYVENLAEPDHFVRAVHVTGDLENLGQGTDADQRLFATVADRRTILHFGSSYGGNALLGKIAHGLRQACYDGWASKEFLAEQFMLIGITDKQTGRRYHICGGFPSASGKTNLAMMLAPDALGERYHVEFYGDDIAWLWVNPADGRLYGMNPEFGAFGVAKDTNEVTNPTAVESIAPGTKTLFTNVAYNELTQEVWWEGRTPQPPVDVTGWRDWKGELISDRPVERQRSGAKEDAWAHPNSRFTTTLANVPNVATDFERPEGVPIDAIIFGGRAKDREPLIRAMRSLAEGVYDGLTLGVEATFAAEGKEGVLRYDPMSMRPFMAYPEGEYAQHWLRIVGAAKEQPIFAHVNWFQRDADGRYIWPGYRENLRALLWLMDLKEGRAKGRQTPVGIVPLPEELDLTGLDLPAEDLERLLTIDVPKWKAEMERRAEHLASFPGMPVEIWEAHRSVLTALEAE; from the coding sequence ATGAAGGACGTTGACGCCATCCTGGATCAGGCCGGTCTGCACAACCCCCACGTGCGGGCCTACGTGAAGGAGTGGGCGGAGATCACCCAGCCCGACCGCATCGAGGTCGTAGACGCAGCCGACGACGACCGCCTGCTGGCCGAATCCCTGGAGTACGGGGAAATCCTGCCCGTCAAGGGCGGGCTGTACTACTCGCGCTCCTACTGGAAGGACACGGCGCGCTCCGAGGAACGCACCGTGGTCGCCACCGCAGACCCGGCGGAGAAGGGCGCCTACAACAACTGGCGCGACGCGGCGCAGACCGTGGAGATTCAGACCGAGCGCATGCGCGGCGCCTCAGAGGACAAGACCATGTACGTGGTGCCCTACCTGATGTCCCCGGTGGGCTGCCCGCTAGAGAAGTACGCGGTGGGCGTGGAGCTGACCGACTCGCGCACCGTGGTCCACCACATGATCCGCATGGCCCGCGTGGGCGTGCAGTACGTGGAAAACCTCGCGGAGCCCGACCACTTTGTGCGCGCCGTCCACGTCACCGGCGACCTGGAGAACCTGGGGCAGGGCACCGACGCCGATCAGCGCCTGTTCGCTACCGTCGCCGACCGGCGCACCATCCTCCACTTCGGCTCCTCCTATGGCGGCAACGCCCTGCTCGGCAAGATCGCCCACGGCCTGCGCCAGGCCTGCTACGACGGCTGGGCCTCCAAGGAGTTCCTGGCAGAGCAGTTCATGCTCATCGGCATCACGGACAAGCAGACCGGGCGCCGCTACCACATCTGCGGCGGCTTCCCCTCCGCCTCCGGCAAGACCAACCTGGCGATGATGCTGGCCCCCGACGCCCTCGGGGAGCGCTACCACGTCGAGTTCTACGGCGACGACATCGCCTGGCTGTGGGTCAACCCCGCAGACGGCCGCCTGTACGGCATGAACCCCGAGTTCGGTGCCTTCGGCGTCGCCAAGGACACCAACGAGGTCACCAACCCCACAGCCGTGGAGTCCATCGCGCCCGGCACCAAGACCCTGTTCACCAACGTGGCCTACAACGAGCTCACCCAGGAGGTGTGGTGGGAGGGCCGCACCCCGCAGCCGCCGGTAGACGTCACTGGCTGGCGCGACTGGAAGGGCGAGCTCATCTCCGACCGCCCGGTGGAGCGCCAGCGCTCCGGCGCCAAGGAGGACGCCTGGGCCCACCCCAACTCCCGTTTCACCACCACCCTGGCCAACGTCCCCAACGTGGCCACGGACTTCGAGCGCCCCGAGGGCGTGCCCATCGACGCGATCATCTTCGGCGGGCGCGCCAAGGACCGCGAGCCGCTGATCCGCGCCATGCGCTCCCTTGCCGAGGGCGTCTACGACGGTCTCACCCTGGGCGTGGAGGCCACCTTCGCCGCCGAGGGCAAGGAGGGCGTGCTGCGCTACGACCCGATGTCCATGCGCCCCTTCATGGCCTACCCGGAGGGCGAATACGCCCAGCACTGGCTGCGCATCGTGGGCGCCGCCAAGGAGCAGCCCATCTTCGCGCACGTCAACTGGTTCCAGCGTGACGCGGACGGCCGCTACATCTGGCCGGGCTACCGCGAAAACCTGCGCGCCCTGCTCTGGCTCATGGACCTCAAGGAAGGCCGCGCCAAGGGCCGCCAGACCCCCGTGGGCATCGTGCCGCTGCCCGAGGAGCTGGACCTGACCGGGCTAGACCTGCCGGCCGAGGACCTGGAGCGGCTGCTGACCATCGACGTGCCCAAGTGGAAGGCAGAGATGGAGCGCCGCGCCGAGCACCTGGCCTCCTTCCCGGGCATGCCCGTGGAGATCTGGGAAGCCCACCGCTCCGTGCTCACGGCCCTGGAAGCGGAGTAA
- a CDS encoding TetR family transcriptional regulator: protein MQALSTAGAGQPAGRRPRRGATAGARGPRTEARDWRAEILQAAQLEFGAKGYQATSIRAIATRVGVDAKLVHYYFGSKLELFNTALQAAVEKLGVFQVLDQPVPAPGQPWAGTGERYLNLIISALDRPEIGPGYIGLIRTIVTHGELRDYFRAFIERNIVERLKRNLTGDHPEVRAVLVGSQVVGIIMARYIIQAEPLASMPAALIAELAGPTLDRYMHGELGRLGW from the coding sequence GTGCAGGCACTGTCGACGGCCGGGGCGGGCCAGCCGGCCGGTCGGAGGCCACGCCGAGGCGCCACCGCCGGCGCACGCGGGCCGCGCACCGAGGCCCGCGACTGGCGGGCGGAGATCCTGCAGGCCGCGCAACTGGAGTTCGGCGCGAAGGGCTACCAGGCCACCTCAATCCGGGCGATCGCCACACGCGTGGGTGTGGACGCCAAGCTGGTGCACTACTACTTCGGCTCCAAGCTGGAGCTATTCAACACCGCCCTTCAGGCAGCCGTGGAGAAACTGGGCGTCTTCCAGGTGCTGGACCAGCCGGTGCCAGCCCCGGGCCAGCCCTGGGCGGGCACCGGCGAGCGCTACCTGAACCTCATCATCTCCGCGCTGGACCGCCCGGAGATCGGCCCCGGCTACATCGGCCTCATCCGCACCATCGTCACCCACGGTGAGCTGCGCGACTACTTCCGCGCCTTCATCGAACGCAACATCGTCGAAAGGCTCAAGCGAAACCTCACCGGGGACCACCCGGAGGTGCGCGCCGTCCTGGTCGGCAGCCAGGTGGTCGGCATCATCATGGCCCGCTACATCATCCAGGCCGAGCCCCTGGCCTCTATGCCGGCCGCGCTCATAGCCGAGCTGGCCGGCCCCACCCTAGACCGCTACATGCACGGCGAGCTCGGGCGGTTGGGTTGGTAG
- a CDS encoding ATP-binding cassette domain-containing protein, which produces MLRLQDATVRYGRATALTALSGEFRPGTVSALVGGDGAGKSTLLRLLAGRVPAATPGAVKWEGPQGQRRPTVGYQGDGDGVWRQLSVAENVEFAARVHRLPAATWQPRAKKLLDLAGLGEVGGRLAGRLSGGMRKKLGFVLAALHRPDLLLLDEPTTGVDPDSRAQIWALLRAAAGEGATVVLATTYLDEAARADRVFFLADGDLLAVGTPAEVCAQAPGRIWRLAEGEECLPEGEECLPEGRTWNVGRARYGWTPTAQTPPAGAQEERAPSLENAAIALLLARQEGMDDAAAPPPGERGAERAGGGSTDGVRAEDAGAGAVGVGVEGAGTAAGVGVGVEAAGTAVGVGRPLARATGVRCRFGSFEALKGVDLEVRPGQVVGLIGGNGAGKTTLMRILLGLEQPSGGRAELMGLAPGRQGRRHIGYLAQGLGLYPSLNARQNLELVARVHGAQIGTEAAAFAAQLGGAPAGGLPLGARRVLAFHAANVHRPRLLILDEPTSGLDPLGRARLWQQLRMRARAGAGILVTTHYLQEAEQCDQLVLLREGEVIGAGAPAELDLAGLFSR; this is translated from the coding sequence ATGCTCCGCCTCCAAGACGCAACAGTCAGGTACGGTCGCGCCACGGCCCTCACCGCCCTGTCCGGGGAGTTCCGCCCCGGCACCGTCTCAGCCCTGGTGGGCGGGGACGGGGCCGGCAAGTCCACCCTGCTGCGCCTCCTGGCCGGGCGGGTGCCCGCCGCCACGCCGGGCGCGGTGAAGTGGGAGGGGCCGCAGGGGCAACGTCGTCCAACCGTGGGCTACCAGGGGGATGGCGACGGCGTGTGGCGGCAGTTGAGCGTGGCAGAGAACGTCGAATTCGCCGCTCGGGTGCACCGCCTGCCCGCCGCGACGTGGCAACCGCGCGCCAAGAAACTGCTGGACCTGGCCGGCCTGGGGGAGGTAGGCGGGCGACTGGCGGGACGGCTCAGCGGCGGCATGCGCAAGAAGCTGGGCTTCGTGCTGGCGGCGCTGCATCGCCCCGACCTGCTCCTACTGGATGAGCCCACCACCGGCGTGGACCCCGACTCGCGCGCCCAAATCTGGGCCCTGCTGCGCGCGGCGGCGGGGGAGGGCGCCACCGTGGTGCTGGCCACCACCTACCTGGACGAGGCCGCCCGCGCCGACCGCGTCTTCTTCCTAGCCGACGGCGACCTGCTGGCAGTCGGCACGCCCGCCGAGGTCTGCGCGCAGGCCCCCGGCAGAATCTGGCGCCTGGCCGAGGGGGAGGAGTGCCTGCCGGAAGGGGAGGAGTGCCTGCCGGAGGGCCGCACTTGGAACGTGGGGCGGGCGCGCTACGGCTGGACGCCCACCGCGCAAACGCCTCCGGCCGGAGCGCAAGAGGAGCGCGCCCCCAGCCTGGAGAACGCCGCGATCGCGCTGCTGCTGGCCAGGCAGGAGGGGATGGACGACGCTGCCGCCCCACCGCCCGGAGAACGCGGCGCCGAGCGCGCAGGGGGCGGGAGCACGGACGGCGTGCGGGCAGAGGACGCGGGTGCCGGGGCCGTGGGCGTTGGCGTCGAGGGGGCGGGCACGGCTGCGGGCGTGGGTGTCGGTGTGGAGGCTGCGGGCACGGCTGTGGGCGTGGGCCGACCGCTGGCGCGGGCCACCGGGGTGCGCTGCCGCTTTGGCAGCTTTGAGGCGCTCAAGGGCGTGGACCTGGAGGTGAGGCCGGGCCAGGTGGTCGGGCTGATCGGGGGGAACGGGGCCGGTAAGACGACGCTCATGCGGATCCTGCTGGGCCTGGAGCAGCCCAGCGGCGGGCGGGCGGAGCTGATGGGGCTGGCCCCGGGCAGGCAGGGGCGCCGCCACATCGGCTACCTGGCGCAGGGCCTGGGCCTGTACCCGAGCCTGAATGCCCGGCAGAACCTTGAGCTGGTGGCCCGGGTGCACGGCGCGCAGATCGGGACTGAGGCGGCGGCCTTCGCCGCCCAGCTAGGAGGCGCGCCGGCGGGCGGGCTGCCGCTCGGGGCCCGGCGCGTGCTGGCCTTCCACGCAGCCAACGTTCACCGTCCTCGCCTGCTGATCCTGGACGAGCCCACCTCCGGGCTGGACCCGCTTGGCCGGGCGCGCCTGTGGCAGCAGCTGCGCATGCGCGCGCGGGCCGGGGCGGGAATCCTGGTGACCACCCACTACCTGCAGGAGGCCGAGCAGTGCGACCAGCTGGTGCTGCTGCGGGAAGGGGAGGTGATCGGGGCCGGGGCGCCGGCGGAGCTGGACCTGGCCGGACTGTTCAGCAGATAG
- the trpB gene encoding tryptophan synthase subunit beta: MTSLVHADEGGFFGSHGGRFVPPQLETPIAEVAAAYAEARQDPEFQAEYEALLADYVGRPSPLFLAEGLSRELGGAKIYLKREDLNHTGAHKINHCLGEGLLAKRMGKKKLMAETGAGQHGVALATAAALLGLECEIHMGAIDVEKQRPNVVRMQMLGAKVVSVESGGRCLKDAVDSAFSVFARDYKDTFFAIGSVVGPDPYPSMVRDFQSIVGREAKKQILAKEGRLPDALVASVGGGSNALGLFTEFLEDTEVKMYGVEPAGRNLDVVGEHAATMTFGTPGMLHGMKTLVLQDEAGEPAPVHSIASGLDYPGVGPQHAFLKEVGRVEYVHASDAETLAAFQMLCRTEGIIPALESSHALAHAIRLAPTLNNDQIVVVNLSGRGDKDIDYVAERLAEHA; the protein is encoded by the coding sequence ATGACTTCGCTAGTGCACGCCGACGAGGGCGGCTTCTTTGGTTCGCACGGTGGGCGCTTTGTGCCCCCGCAGCTCGAGACTCCCATCGCTGAGGTGGCAGCGGCCTACGCCGAGGCCCGCCAGGACCCCGAGTTCCAGGCAGAGTATGAGGCGCTGCTGGCCGACTACGTTGGCCGCCCCTCCCCGCTGTTCCTGGCCGAGGGCTTGAGCCGCGAGCTGGGCGGCGCCAAGATCTACCTCAAGCGCGAGGACCTGAACCACACCGGCGCGCACAAGATCAACCACTGCCTGGGCGAGGGCCTGTTGGCCAAGCGCATGGGCAAGAAGAAGCTGATGGCTGAGACGGGCGCCGGCCAGCACGGCGTGGCCCTGGCCACCGCTGCTGCTCTGCTTGGCCTGGAGTGCGAGATCCACATGGGCGCCATCGACGTGGAGAAGCAGCGCCCCAACGTGGTGCGCATGCAGATGCTGGGCGCCAAGGTGGTCTCCGTCGAGTCCGGCGGCCGCTGCCTGAAGGACGCCGTTGACTCCGCGTTCTCCGTGTTCGCGCGCGACTACAAGGACACCTTCTTCGCCATCGGTTCCGTGGTGGGCCCGGACCCGTACCCCTCGATGGTGCGCGACTTCCAGTCGATCGTGGGCCGCGAGGCCAAGAAGCAGATCCTGGCCAAGGAGGGCCGCCTGCCCGACGCGCTGGTGGCCTCCGTGGGCGGCGGCTCCAACGCGCTGGGTCTCTTCACCGAGTTCCTGGAGGACACCGAGGTGAAGATGTACGGCGTGGAGCCTGCGGGCCGCAACCTGGACGTGGTGGGCGAGCACGCCGCCACCATGACCTTCGGCACCCCGGGCATGCTGCACGGCATGAAGACCCTGGTGCTGCAGGACGAGGCGGGCGAGCCTGCCCCGGTTCACTCCATCGCCTCCGGCCTGGACTACCCGGGCGTTGGCCCGCAGCACGCGTTCCTGAAGGAGGTGGGCCGCGTGGAGTACGTGCACGCCTCCGACGCCGAGACGCTGGCCGCCTTCCAGATGCTGTGCCGCACGGAGGGCATCATCCCGGCGCTGGAGTCCTCCCACGCGCTGGCGCACGCCATCCGCCTGGCCCCGACGCTGAACAACGACCAGATCGTCGTGGTCAACCTGTCCGGTCGCGGCGACAAGGACATCGACTACGTGGCCGAGCGCCTGGCCGAGCACGCCTAG
- a CDS encoding LysR substrate-binding domain-containing protein, producing the protein MNLRDLEYLVAVADARSFRAAATNCGVSQPTLSVQIKKLETELGVYLVDRTANPVSITPVGEKVVERARLALEEVKAVRAIALAETGLPHSVRLGMFPTLGPYLAPHVLPGLRKALPGVEVLLAEDKSASLLASLEAGKLDAALVALPVENPRLHALPLFREEFVLAAPTGHPVLADCGVGVDDVAAGAPSAAPASAEAGLAGPARVNARNLEGAELLLLSAGHCLGDQVREWVEANGSSYRGDYMASSLESMRHMVAAGNITLLPALAVAPPVAATPGVELRRFAADAPSRDIALVWLDNSPRTELWESLAATLVPKVSALPEGMIQPL; encoded by the coding sequence ATGAACCTGCGTGACCTCGAATACCTGGTGGCGGTGGCCGATGCCAGGTCCTTCCGGGCGGCGGCCACGAATTGCGGGGTTTCGCAGCCCACGCTGAGCGTTCAGATCAAGAAGCTGGAGACGGAGCTGGGCGTCTACCTGGTGGACCGCACGGCCAACCCGGTTTCCATCACCCCCGTTGGGGAGAAGGTGGTGGAGCGGGCGCGCCTGGCGCTGGAGGAGGTCAAGGCGGTCCGCGCGATCGCGCTGGCTGAGACGGGCTTGCCGCACTCTGTGCGCCTGGGCATGTTCCCCACGCTGGGCCCGTACCTGGCGCCGCACGTGCTGCCTGGCCTGCGCAAGGCGCTGCCGGGTGTGGAGGTGCTGCTGGCTGAGGACAAGTCCGCCTCCCTGTTGGCGTCGCTGGAGGCCGGCAAACTGGATGCGGCGCTGGTGGCGCTGCCGGTGGAGAATCCGCGCCTGCACGCCCTGCCGCTGTTCCGCGAGGAGTTCGTGCTGGCCGCCCCGACGGGGCACCCGGTGTTGGCCGATTGCGGGGTTGGGGTGGACGACGTTGCCGCCGGCGCCCCCTCCGCCGCGCCTGCTTCTGCCGAGGCCGGCCTGGCCGGCCCGGCGCGGGTCAATGCCCGCAACCTGGAGGGCGCGGAGCTGCTGCTGCTTTCGGCCGGGCATTGCCTGGGTGACCAGGTGCGCGAGTGGGTGGAGGCCAACGGCTCGTCCTACCGGGGTGACTACATGGCCAGCTCGCTGGAGTCCATGCGACACATGGTGGCGGCCGGCAACATCACGCTGCTGCCGGCGCTGGCGGTAGCGCCGCCGGTGGCGGCCACGCCCGGGGTGGAGTTGCGCCGGTTCGCGGCGGATGCGCCCTCGCGGGATATCGCGCTGGTGTGGCTGGATAACTCCCCGCGCACGGAGCTGTGGGAGTCCCTGGCGGCCACCCTGGTGCCGAAGGTGAGCGCCCTCCCGGAGGGCATGATCCAGCCTCTCTAG